In Nitrososphaerota archaeon, a single genomic region encodes these proteins:
- a CDS encoding FkbM family methyltransferase, which produces MRLPRPESAFQRLLLDTKYIRFLGRRMFPTYTSRLDDGTRLMLRTSGEEGSIVEEIFEKRIYEKYFRPEAGQTVVDGGAQIGCFTLRSARLVGGRGKVLSFEPFSGNYARLKRNVELNNLGNTKTFNFALGDSDAEADIWLGRNPGSHTLLRERWKDIATRGSEKVRLRKLDSVMEELGDLRVDFVKLDTEGSELPILKGAARTLDKYHPRIVGEAHPTFSSPGKEIIDFLRGFGYDGRVEGYYTNELFYAWEKETGA; this is translated from the coding sequence ATGAGGCTCCCAAGACCCGAGTCGGCGTTTCAGAGGCTCTTACTCGATACAAAATACATCAGGTTTCTCGGAAGAAGGATGTTTCCCACCTATACTTCGAGGCTGGACGACGGGACGCGGCTCATGCTCAGAACGTCAGGTGAAGAGGGTTCAATCGTCGAAGAGATCTTCGAGAAAAGAATCTACGAGAAGTATTTCAGGCCCGAAGCCGGCCAAACCGTTGTCGATGGTGGTGCCCAAATTGGATGCTTCACCCTGAGATCAGCAAGACTGGTCGGTGGCCGAGGAAAGGTACTGTCGTTCGAACCATTTTCTGGTAACTATGCGCGGTTGAAGAGGAACGTCGAGTTGAACAACTTGGGGAACACGAAGACGTTCAACTTTGCCCTAGGCGACTCAGATGCAGAGGCAGACATATGGTTAGGCAGGAACCCTGGGTCCCACACACTGCTCCGTGAACGTTGGAAGGACATAGCGACTCGGGGCTCAGAGAAGGTCCGATTGCGGAAACTCGACAGCGTCATGGAGGAGCTGGGTGATCTCCGTGTCGACTTCGTCAAATTGGACACGGAGGGCTCGGAGTTGCCAATACTGAAAGGAGCGGCAAGAACGCTGGATAAGTACCATCCAAGAATAGTCGGAGAAGCACATCCGACCTTCAGTTCTCCTGGGAAGGAGATCATCGACTTTCTCCGCGGGTTCGGATACGACGGTAGGGTAGAGGGCTATTACACCAATGAGCTGTTCTACGCTTGGGAGAAAGAAACCGGAGCCTAG
- a CDS encoding winged helix-turn-helix transcriptional regulator: MSLNRARIVDAVERSPGIHLRALQRVVGLSFTTVRYHISNLANAGEIECSVVGRYTRVFPRGFPESERSLASILLGGSSRRVLKEVFEAKVASNKEISIATGLAESTVSKHMRRLLSLGIVSRTGPFEGRPGYAMKDPGRVTRLVRAGSVQLERASERYVELWDF; the protein is encoded by the coding sequence GTGAGTCTGAACCGCGCACGAATCGTAGACGCGGTCGAACGCTCGCCAGGTATACACCTGCGTGCCCTTCAGAGGGTGGTGGGCCTTTCGTTCACGACCGTGAGGTATCACATCTCGAACTTGGCAAATGCGGGTGAGATAGAATGCTCCGTCGTAGGTAGATACACGAGGGTCTTCCCGAGGGGATTCCCTGAGTCTGAAAGGAGCCTCGCCTCGATCCTCCTGGGAGGTAGTTCCAGGCGGGTCCTAAAAGAGGTCTTTGAAGCCAAGGTCGCATCGAACAAGGAGATTTCAATCGCGACAGGTCTCGCGGAGTCGACTGTCTCGAAGCACATGAGACGACTTCTGAGTCTCGGAATCGTGTCTAGAACTGGTCCCTTCGAAGGGAGACCCGGGTATGCGATGAAAGACCCGGGCCGCGTCACCCGGCTGGTGCGTGCCGGGAGCGTCCAACTAGAACGAGCTTCAGAACGATATGTTGAGTTGTGGGACTTCTGA
- a CDS encoding glycosyltransferase family 4 protein, translated as MRIAMVQPNMTSIGGAERVLSYVATRLARKEEVGIFTFRMGRETVPEYGPVQIHEITGRPSIRGRLRRYFQWRLMNKLAEEINKWRPDVVLLNQGIWLADWLSSSMGKTPLIMYLHGTVEIEQARKKVDQISREKPHFLLRPYSNLVSRRRYTKVGLGLTRLVLCTSRYVEETAKGSWPGVSTRVIYNGVDHQRFFPIWEDEGYALCISRISEEKNLKLLLRSFGSSGYPVLICGAISPPGDVFKMALLNELMQLRGTVQLEIDLDQGKLLERLQRCSVFLHPGVNEGFPLAVMEAMACGKAIVAHRSGGTIECLDRAGVLLGDDDDWRTTTDHLMGDVALRRKMGEAAHSRSLNFDWNRTSSEVREACGSVVRK; from the coding sequence TTGAGAATAGCGATGGTGCAACCAAACATGACCTCCATCGGCGGAGCGGAGAGGGTATTGTCGTACGTGGCCACGAGGCTAGCCCGCAAAGAGGAAGTGGGAATCTTCACATTTCGCATGGGGCGAGAAACTGTTCCTGAGTACGGTCCCGTGCAAATACACGAGATAACTGGGAGGCCCAGCATCCGCGGTCGGCTTCGAAGATATTTTCAATGGCGGTTGATGAATAAGCTCGCAGAAGAGATAAACAAATGGCGACCCGACGTCGTCTTGCTCAACCAAGGCATTTGGCTCGCGGATTGGCTGAGCTCAAGCATGGGAAAGACGCCTCTCATCATGTACCTCCACGGAACGGTTGAGATTGAACAGGCGCGAAAAAAGGTCGACCAGATTTCTCGAGAGAAGCCACATTTCCTCCTACGACCATACTCAAATCTCGTTTCTCGCAGACGATATACGAAGGTTGGCCTCGGGCTGACCAGGCTCGTTCTGTGCACGTCGAGGTATGTCGAGGAAACCGCGAAGGGTTCCTGGCCAGGCGTTTCGACACGCGTGATCTACAACGGGGTGGATCACCAGCGCTTCTTCCCTATCTGGGAGGATGAAGGGTACGCTCTGTGCATTAGCAGGATTTCGGAGGAGAAGAATTTGAAGTTGCTTCTCAGGTCATTTGGGTCTAGCGGCTATCCTGTGCTGATATGCGGTGCCATATCCCCCCCAGGGGACGTGTTCAAGATGGCTCTCCTGAACGAGCTCATGCAGTTGAGAGGTACGGTCCAATTGGAGATTGATCTGGACCAAGGGAAATTGCTGGAAAGGCTGCAAAGATGCAGTGTGTTCCTTCACCCTGGAGTCAACGAAGGGTTTCCACTGGCTGTAATGGAGGCGATGGCTTGCGGCAAAGCGATAGTCGCACACAGGAGTGGAGGGACGATCGAGTGCCTGGACCGAGCGGGAGTATTGCTGGGCGATGACGACGATTGGAGAACGACAACGGATCACCTCATGGGGGATGTCGCGCTCAGAAGGAAAATGGGTGAAGCTGCTCATTCCCGTTCTTTGAATTTCGATTGGAATCGCACCAGCTCTGAAGTCCGTGAAGCGTGCGGTTCGGTCGTCCGCAAGTAG
- a CDS encoding cupredoxin domain-containing protein produces the protein MKLDRPTTILILVISLIVGSTVVVAYSLNLGKEGPGTKPSGGFLIVVSANGYNDSVDHGVPQNTWPMIRVQKGTEVTISVYNSDHQAHGFQITHFLDGNINSVAPGQTFKVSFVADKTGTFQIYCLIFCTIHWAMQSGELIVQ, from the coding sequence ATGAAGCTGGACCGCCCTACCACCATTCTGATCCTGGTCATCTCTCTCATAGTTGGTTCCACGGTGGTGGTTGCGTACTCCTTGAATCTGGGGAAGGAAGGTCCCGGCACGAAGCCGTCAGGCGGTTTCCTGATAGTCGTCAGCGCCAATGGGTACAATGACAGCGTCGACCACGGCGTACCCCAGAACACGTGGCCAATGATCAGGGTGCAGAAGGGAACGGAGGTGACCATTTCGGTCTACAACTCCGACCACCAGGCCCACGGATTCCAAATCACGCACTTTCTCGACGGCAACATAAACTCAGTGGCACCAGGGCAGACTTTCAAGGTCTCGTTTGTCGCTGACAAAACAGGAACGTTTCAGATATACTGCTTGATCTTCTGCACGATTCACTGGGCCATGCAGAGCGGCGAGCTAATCGTTCAATAG
- a CDS encoding nucleotidyltransferase domain-containing protein, translated as MPRDSFSRLSLVQQALPRVGGIESIYVVGSVAKGTNTDQSDLDVLIVTKFPTYLGRFGKLMKLYRLGVDVNLVSASLISRLKSGQPSSLIPYLANYRKCNIVVHGKDILPEVLPRMDRHSFALYAFDRAANWVTLLGANSNSIGFKDPSRSRRMLLKRAERIMKEEAKVPFEWREFGARLKEQASGDMNPRLICRLIADMLEQRINDLRFSALDQAHYVLINLLTRRRFLWRTLVNRTPIQERYLRALFLLFKSGSGETERIFDAMPLVGVQPALSKSNDFGSVWMRVQRAVLEDYQTMMGLGGVLQ; from the coding sequence TTGCCTCGCGACTCATTTTCGAGGCTGAGTCTGGTACAACAGGCCCTCCCCCGGGTCGGGGGCATCGAATCAATCTATGTCGTAGGGAGCGTAGCCAAAGGAACCAACACCGATCAGAGCGACCTGGACGTACTCATCGTAACGAAGTTTCCGACATATCTAGGCCGGTTCGGCAAGCTCATGAAGCTCTACCGACTTGGCGTAGACGTTAACCTCGTAAGCGCTTCGCTGATTTCAAGGCTGAAGAGTGGCCAACCATCCTCGCTCATTCCGTATCTCGCTAACTACAGGAAATGTAATATTGTCGTGCATGGCAAGGACATCCTGCCGGAAGTTCTCCCAAGGATGGATAGGCATTCCTTCGCACTCTACGCCTTTGACAGAGCTGCGAATTGGGTGACGCTGTTAGGGGCCAATTCAAACTCAATCGGGTTCAAGGATCCGAGCAGAAGTAGAAGAATGTTGCTCAAGCGCGCCGAGCGCATAATGAAGGAGGAGGCCAAGGTACCATTCGAGTGGCGAGAGTTCGGTGCTCGTTTGAAGGAGCAGGCTTCTGGGGATATGAATCCGCGCCTCATATGTCGGTTAATTGCCGACATGCTGGAACAAAGGATTAATGACTTGAGATTCTCCGCTCTGGACCAGGCTCACTACGTTCTGATAAATCTCCTTACTCGCAGAAGATTTCTGTGGCGGACACTTGTGAACAGGACTCCGATTCAGGAGCGTTACCTGCGGGCACTATTCCTCTTGTTCAAAAGCGGTAGCGGGGAAACGGAAAGGATCTTTGACGCCATGCCGCTAGTGGGAGTTCAGCCTGCCCTATCGAAATCGAATGATTTCGGCTCGGTGTGGATGCGAGTCCAAAGAGCAGTTCTAGAAGACTACCAGACGATGATGGGTTTGGGAGGGGTGCTGCAGTAG